Below is a window of Mycolicibacterium rhodesiae NBB3 DNA.
CATCCCCGGTACGGTCCTGACCCCGCCGAAGCAGCTGCAATCGCTCGGCGGCCTCAACGGCCTGCTCGAGCAGATGCGCCAGCGTTTCGGCGACACCATGGGATACGACATGGTGATCTATCCCGAGTACGCGGTGCTGTATCGCCCAGACCCCAGCGATGAGCGACGGAAGTTGAGCTACACCTACCGCGGCGGGTTCGACGATCCGTCGTCGTCGGCCAAGGACGAGGACGACGTCCTCGTCGACCTGGGTGCCTTCGACGTGCCCGCCGCGGTCGGCATCCTGAGAGGCGTCGCCGAGACCGTCGGCCTCAATCCGGCCGACGTGAAGAAGGAAAACACCTATCTGACGATCGACCCGGCCAAGGATCCGACCGCGCCTGGCGCGCTCACTCTGCGCGCGAACGTCTCCAGCGACTTCGGCAGCGGCTCGGTCACCTTCGCGGGCGACGGGACGATCAAGCGCATCGACGACGTCACCTG
It encodes the following:
- a CDS encoding DUF1707 SHOCT-like domain-containing protein — translated: MANRQTAATRAKDSDRNDTCQILDSALADGQLSMEEHRTRVALATQSETLGDLQSLVSDLQTANAPVQLPDLKRRPKMPAGGTGGGWGIRLAIAGVLVLLGIGIGWGLYGNTTSPLSFTSDPGAKSDGIPGTVLTPPKQLQSLGGLNGLLEQMRQRFGDTMGYDMVIYPEYAVLYRPDPSDERRKLSYTYRGGFDDPSSSAKDEDDVLVDLGAFDVPAAVGILRGVAETVGLNPADVKKENTYLTIDPAKDPTAPGALTLRANVSSDFGSGSVTFAGDGTIKRIDDVT